One genomic window of Boudabousia tangfeifanii includes the following:
- a CDS encoding LytR C-terminal domain-containing protein — MSGKQNPRALYRSALEKKRTTTFLVLFGWLAVVLVVGFLFATGAIKAPYDPPFSHGAIKPTYYTTPCLADDAKPVSPNQVKVRVLNATDQRGLATKVGDALTAGGFVVTKVGNAAAEVEGAADIRTSIYSISEAYELQRMVPDAAITLMPGGSPNNTELELLLGNAFNQVVTPEGASDLSQQRQAGEAANCKPVDPLFIKESKEESGADEATMEGPAPAEGTPAPAAK, encoded by the coding sequence GTGAGTGGCAAGCAAAATCCGCGCGCTCTATACCGAAGCGCCCTCGAAAAGAAACGCACAACCACGTTTTTGGTTTTATTCGGCTGGTTAGCAGTCGTCCTTGTGGTGGGCTTTTTATTCGCAACTGGCGCCATTAAGGCCCCTTATGATCCTCCGTTCTCCCATGGGGCGATTAAACCTACCTATTACACGACTCCTTGTTTGGCTGATGATGCCAAACCGGTTTCACCCAATCAGGTAAAAGTGCGTGTGCTAAATGCTACTGATCAGCGTGGTCTTGCTACTAAGGTGGGAGATGCTTTGACTGCTGGCGGTTTCGTGGTTACTAAAGTAGGTAACGCAGCCGCAGAAGTTGAAGGTGCCGCAGATATTCGCACCTCGATTTACAGCATCTCTGAAGCTTATGAACTCCAGCGTATGGTGCCAGATGCGGCAATTACGTTGATGCCAGGCGGCTCTCCAAATAATACTGAGTTGGAACTTTTGCTTGGTAATGCCTTTAACCAAGTGGTTACTCCTGAAGGCGCCTCGGACTTAAGTCAGCAGCGTCAAGCAGGCGAAGCAGCTAACTGTAAACCAGTCGATCCCTTGTTCATTAAAGAAAGCAAGGAAGAATCGGGAGCAGACGAAGCCACGATGGAAGGTCCCGCCCCGGCGGAAGGAACTCCAGCTCCAGCTGCCAAGTGA
- the betT gene encoding choline BCCT transporter BetT, whose amino-acid sequence MSQLTPNQANSRASNSLAKNPNSVSVPDAPKVNWTVLVASSVLIISVALWAIISPAGAQAALASAVGLVSVELGWFYIATGAIVLAFMLWIALSANGKRRLGPDDATPQFRPYAWASMLFAAGIGVDLLFFSVAEPVAQYYEPPVGSGESVESARQAVALTLFHYGITGWAIYALMGLAFGYFAYRFNLPLSIRSALYPLIGKRIHGSVGDAVEVAAILGTIFGVATSLGIGVVQLNYGLTYLFGVPERLAVQLALVSLAVIVATISAVSGVDKGIKRLSEINVGLALILVFYVFVTGRTSFLLNALVMNVGDYLALLPQWWLNTYAFDNNQTWMDTWTLFFWAWWVAWAPFVGLFLARISKGRTIRQYVLGTLTIPFLFVLGWVSVFGNSALDVVRHGDDAFGKLALSHPERAFYLLLSQYPGATFVAGLASLIGLLLYVTSADSAALVMANFSSNIEDTTGDGPRWLRVYWAALTGILTLAMLLVGGISALQSATIVMGLPFAFVLYLLMISLVRTLRAEDARAVVAPTLEALATPPPSADPLSALNLSWSQWLSRATAYPTATQVNDFVLSTVSPALNQVAQVLREQGFEASVEVDEVMGFITGTTAISTVQLRVPLAPQQVFTYTVYPAQESVPSFALRLDPLRDVYFQVLAHSEMEGARSRWAGVNQERVERELTANGTWAPPTSDYDLWELTSEQVAADASGHFQNALESLA is encoded by the coding sequence ATGAGCCAGTTAACTCCCAACCAGGCCAATAGCCGAGCTTCGAACAGTTTGGCTAAAAACCCCAATTCCGTTTCCGTCCCGGACGCCCCAAAAGTGAACTGGACGGTACTGGTGGCGTCCTCGGTTCTGATTATTTCGGTGGCTTTGTGGGCGATCATCTCTCCTGCGGGAGCACAGGCTGCGCTGGCTTCTGCGGTGGGACTGGTTTCGGTGGAACTAGGCTGGTTCTATATTGCTACCGGGGCGATTGTTCTTGCGTTTATGCTGTGGATTGCTCTGTCGGCTAACGGTAAGCGGCGTTTGGGGCCTGATGACGCTACTCCGCAGTTTCGGCCGTATGCCTGGGCTTCCATGCTTTTCGCGGCAGGCATCGGGGTCGATTTATTGTTCTTCTCGGTGGCAGAGCCGGTAGCCCAGTATTATGAACCGCCAGTTGGTTCGGGCGAATCAGTGGAATCTGCCCGCCAAGCAGTGGCTTTGACTCTTTTCCACTATGGGATTACTGGTTGGGCCATCTATGCTCTGATGGGGCTTGCTTTTGGCTATTTCGCCTACCGTTTCAACTTGCCCCTTTCGATTCGTTCCGCTTTGTACCCTTTAATCGGCAAACGGATTCATGGTTCGGTTGGTGACGCGGTTGAGGTTGCAGCCATCCTCGGCACGATTTTCGGGGTTGCTACCTCGTTAGGGATTGGCGTGGTGCAGCTGAACTATGGTCTCACCTATCTTTTCGGGGTGCCAGAACGGCTGGCAGTGCAGCTCGCCCTCGTTTCTTTGGCAGTGATTGTGGCGACGATTAGTGCCGTCTCGGGTGTGGATAAGGGCATTAAGCGGCTGTCGGAAATCAACGTTGGTCTGGCCCTGATTTTGGTCTTTTATGTTTTCGTCACGGGGCGCACTTCGTTTTTGCTTAATGCCTTAGTTATGAACGTGGGCGACTATTTGGCGCTGCTTCCCCAGTGGTGGCTTAACACATACGCTTTCGATAACAACCAAACCTGGATGGATACGTGGACTTTGTTCTTCTGGGCATGGTGGGTTGCTTGGGCCCCCTTTGTGGGCTTGTTCTTGGCTCGTATTTCTAAGGGTCGAACGATTCGCCAGTACGTTTTGGGGACTTTAACGATCCCGTTCCTGTTCGTACTTGGTTGGGTGAGCGTTTTTGGTAACTCGGCCCTAGATGTGGTGCGTCATGGGGATGATGCCTTTGGCAAGTTGGCACTTTCGCACCCTGAACGTGCTTTCTATCTGCTTTTGAGTCAATACCCGGGTGCTACTTTCGTGGCCGGTTTGGCTTCCTTGATTGGTTTGCTGTTGTACGTTACGAGTGCGGATTCAGCCGCCTTAGTGATGGCAAATTTTTCCTCAAATATCGAGGATACTACCGGTGATGGTCCCCGCTGGTTGCGAGTCTATTGGGCGGCTTTGACGGGCATTTTGACCTTGGCAATGCTTTTGGTTGGCGGGATTTCAGCTTTGCAGTCGGCCACCATTGTGATGGGTTTGCCGTTCGCTTTTGTGCTTTATTTGCTGATGATTTCTTTGGTTCGTACTTTGCGTGCCGAGGACGCCCGTGCTGTCGTCGCGCCTACCTTGGAAGCTTTGGCAACTCCCCCGCCTAGCGCTGATCCCTTGTCCGCTTTGAACTTGAGTTGGTCGCAGTGGCTTTCTCGCGCTACCGCTTACCCGACCGCCACGCAGGTGAATGATTTTGTTCTTTCTACGGTCTCTCCTGCCTTGAATCAGGTAGCCCAAGTTTTGCGCGAGCAGGGCTTTGAGGCCAGCGTGGAAGTTGATGAGGTGATGGGCTTCATTACTGGCACCACCGCGATTTCCACCGTGCAGTTGCGGGTCCCGCTGGCTCCGCAGCAAGTCTTTACTTACACGGTTTATCCGGCTCAGGAATCAGTGCCTTCCTTTGCCCTGCGGCTGGACCCACTGCGCGATGTGTACTTCCAAGTTTTGGCACATTCAGAAATGGAAGGGGCTCGTTCTCGCTGGGCTGGGGTTAATCAAGAGCGAGTGGAGCGTGAGCTCACCGCCAACGGTACTTGGGCACCCCCAACTAGTGATTATGACCTTTGGGAGCTAACTTCTGAGCAGGTTGCCGCCGACGCT
- a CDS encoding bile acid:sodium symporter family protein translates to MTTANKSEQSLRSALTAAIGFPAIVILAGVLGWATPGIYAPISPHILPLLGVIMFGMGLTLRPGPVIALFKRPWILLVGSAAQFIIMPIAGWAVAEALGLPAALAIGVIMVGASPGGTASNVVAYLAKGDVALSVGLTTLSTLLAPILTPAWVLYLGGTSISVSFAKMSWTVVQVVLLPVIGGFIVHLLLPKLVAAMEPILPWASAITVAVVLGSVVAGSSASLSTVGPLVFLAVVIHNLIGMSIGYGVARACKLDRAARRTMAIEVGMQNSGLASGLAKTFVPAPEAAVAGAIFSVWHNVSGSIYAGFARYWDSTHATTSNEK, encoded by the coding sequence GTGACTACTGCTAACAAGTCAGAGCAGTCTTTGCGTTCCGCACTGACTGCCGCTATTGGGTTCCCTGCAATCGTAATTTTAGCTGGGGTGCTTGGTTGGGCCACTCCAGGGATCTACGCTCCCATTAGCCCTCATATTTTGCCTCTTCTCGGCGTCATTATGTTCGGGATGGGTTTGACCTTGCGTCCTGGCCCAGTGATTGCGCTGTTTAAACGACCATGGATTTTGCTCGTTGGCAGTGCCGCGCAGTTTATTATCATGCCAATTGCCGGTTGGGCGGTCGCCGAGGCTTTAGGTCTACCTGCTGCTCTAGCCATTGGTGTCATTATGGTAGGTGCTTCCCCCGGCGGGACGGCCTCGAATGTGGTCGCTTACCTCGCCAAAGGTGACGTGGCTTTGTCGGTTGGTCTGACTACCCTTTCGACGTTGTTGGCACCGATTCTGACTCCTGCGTGGGTGCTTTACCTAGGTGGCACTTCGATCAGTGTTTCTTTTGCCAAAATGTCTTGGACCGTGGTTCAGGTAGTCTTATTGCCGGTCATTGGCGGCTTTATTGTGCACCTGCTGTTGCCCAAGTTGGTGGCTGCCATGGAACCGATTTTACCTTGGGCTTCGGCCATTACAGTGGCTGTCGTCCTCGGTTCAGTGGTAGCCGGTTCCTCTGCTTCCCTTTCTACGGTTGGCCCTTTGGTGTTCTTGGCTGTGGTTATCCATAACCTGATTGGGATGTCGATCGGTTACGGTGTGGCTCGTGCCTGCAAGCTCGATCGGGCTGCTCGTCGCACGATGGCGATCGAGGTCGGGATGCAGAACTCTGGTCTGGCCTCCGGCTTGGCTAAGACTTTCGTGCCAGCTCCCGAGGCGGCAGTTGCTGGCGCCATCTTCTCGGTTTGGCACAACGTGTCGGGGTCAATTTACGCCGGTTTTGCCCGCTACTGGGATTCCACTCACGCTACAACTAGCAACGAAAAGTAA